One stretch of Tepiditoga spiralis DNA includes these proteins:
- the upp gene encoding uracil phosphoribosyltransferase, whose translation MKNLHVVEHPLIKHKLSIMRNKDTGPKEFRELLNEITLLLTYEASRKLPLNEYDVETPIQKTTGYAVDDKKITIVPILRAGLGMLDGIMELVPNASVGFLGLFRDPKTLEPVEYYSKFPEFTENHHIYIIDPMLATGHSMNAAIEIVKKNNGKNITVMSLISSPEGVKEVLDKYPDIEIYTAALDEKLNDKAYIIPGLGDAGDRLFRTK comes from the coding sequence ATGAAAAATCTTCATGTAGTTGAACATCCATTGATAAAACATAAATTATCTATTATGAGAAATAAGGATACAGGTCCAAAGGAGTTTAGAGAACTCTTAAATGAAATAACATTATTATTAACCTATGAAGCTTCAAGAAAATTACCTTTAAATGAATACGATGTTGAAACACCTATTCAAAAAACAACTGGTTATGCTGTTGATGATAAAAAAATAACAATAGTTCCAATTTTAAGAGCTGGTCTTGGCATGCTCGATGGAATTATGGAATTAGTTCCAAATGCAAGTGTTGGATTCTTGGGATTGTTTAGAGATCCAAAAACACTTGAACCTGTTGAATACTACTCTAAGTTTCCAGAATTTACAGAAAATCACCACATATATATAATAGATCCTATGCTTGCAACAGGTCATTCAATGAATGCAGCAATAGAAATAGTCAAAAAAAATAATGGAAAAAATATAACCGTCATGTCTTTAATTTCTTCTCCTGAGGGAGTAAAAGAAGTCTTAGATAAATATCCAGATATAGAAATTTATACTGCAGCACTCGATGAAAAATTAAATGATAAAGCATATATCATTCCAGGACTTGGAGATGCAGGAGATAGATTATTTAGAACAAAATAA
- a CDS encoding glycosyltransferase — protein MSSLSVIMICRNEIKNIKSVLDSFYEQSYVPDEIIIVDGMSNDGTYEYLKTQENNFKNLKVLQNKQMYTPHGLNMGIKNSSSDYIMIAGAHTKYNNNYIKSIKEYLDIHKDIGIVGGVSKGTPSKETLLAKSFADSYSCIFGVGAKHRVFNTEQEVDTVAYAAYRKELFEKYGLFDERLLRNQDIELNYRFRKNGIKIIMLPIENKYLAPNSLLKFIKKNFDNGYWNFITLKLTPHGISFRHFIPMFFVLFLILFLSLFSINIIRNILLIPMAFYILLDVLFSLKEKNLFLLIIFPILHISYGFGTLISLIKNFKIKSEVSK, from the coding sequence ATGAGCAGTCTTTCTGTTATTATGATTTGTAGAAATGAAATAAAAAATATCAAAAGTGTTCTTGATTCCTTTTATGAACAAAGTTATGTTCCAGACGAAATAATAATTGTAGATGGAATGTCTAATGATGGAACTTATGAATACTTAAAAACTCAAGAAAATAACTTTAAAAATTTAAAAGTTTTACAAAATAAACAAATGTACACACCACATGGATTGAACATGGGAATTAAAAACTCATCTTCTGATTATATAATGATAGCAGGAGCTCATACAAAATACAATAACAATTACATAAAAAGCATAAAAGAATACTTAGATATACACAAAGATATTGGAATTGTTGGAGGTGTATCTAAAGGAACGCCTTCAAAAGAAACTTTACTTGCAAAGAGCTTTGCTGATTCTTACTCTTGTATCTTTGGTGTTGGAGCAAAACACCGTGTATTCAATACTGAACAAGAAGTAGATACAGTTGCTTATGCTGCATACAGAAAAGAATTATTTGAAAAATATGGACTCTTCGATGAAAGACTTTTAAGAAATCAAGATATAGAATTGAATTATAGATTTAGAAAAAACGGTATAAAAATCATCATGCTCCCAATTGAAAATAAATATCTTGCTCCAAATTCATTATTAAAGTTCATCAAAAAAAACTTTGATAATGGTTACTGGAACTTCATAACTTTAAAATTAACACCTCATGGTATTTCTTTTCGACATTTTATTCCAATGTTTTTTGTTTTGTTTTTAATATTATTTTTATCCTTGTTTTCTATAAATATAATTAGAAATATTTTGTTAATACCAATGGCATTTTATATTTTACTTGATGTGTTATTCTCTTTAAAAGAAAAAAATTTATTTTTACTCATCATCTTTCCAATATTACATATTTCATATGGATTTGGAACACTAATATCTTTAATAAAAAATTTTAAAATAAAGTCGGAGGTGTCTAAATGA
- the murB gene encoding UDP-N-acetylmuramate dehydrogenase, which yields MNLIKDLYLNGCDVKKNEPLKNHTNFRVGGKVSYFIEPRTKESFIYALKKLKNEEYKIIGGGANIIAKDEFHDFFVLSTKNLSNYKLKGEKIIAECGVSITRLSKISCENNLSGLEFASGIPGSLGGAIFMNAGAYGGEFKDVVESVEIFDVNEEKIKTFSREDMKFDYRSSIVKNLKIIVLSAVLKLNIGNNVEEKTKELLEKRWERQPLDMPSAGSIFKRPKPDFYVGTTIEKLGLKGFSIGDAQISEKHAGFIVNKGNATFEDILNLIKLVKNKVKILYNMNLEVEPEIW from the coding sequence ATGAATTTAATAAAAGATCTTTATTTAAATGGATGCGATGTAAAAAAAAATGAGCCATTAAAAAATCATACTAACTTTAGAGTTGGTGGAAAAGTTTCATATTTTATAGAACCAAGAACTAAAGAAAGTTTTATTTACGCATTAAAAAAATTAAAAAATGAAGAATATAAAATAATTGGTGGTGGTGCAAATATAATTGCAAAGGATGAATTTCATGATTTTTTTGTTTTATCCACAAAAAATCTAAGTAATTATAAATTAAAAGGTGAAAAAATAATTGCAGAGTGTGGTGTATCTATTACTAGATTATCAAAGATTTCATGTGAAAATAATTTATCTGGATTAGAATTTGCAAGCGGTATACCTGGTAGTTTGGGTGGAGCTATTTTTATGAATGCTGGTGCATATGGTGGAGAGTTTAAAGATGTTGTTGAAAGTGTAGAAATTTTTGATGTGAATGAAGAAAAAATAAAAACTTTTTCTAGAGAAGATATGAAGTTTGATTATAGAAGTTCTATTGTAAAAAATCTTAAAATAATAGTTCTTTCAGCTGTTTTAAAGTTAAATATAGGAAATAATGTAGAAGAAAAAACAAAAGAATTATTAGAAAAAAGATGGGAACGTCAACCTCTTGATATGCCATCAGCAGGAAGTATATTTAAAAGACCTAAACCAGATTTTTATGTTGGAACAACAATAGAAAAATTGGGGTTAAAAGGTTTTTCAATAGGTGATGCACAAATTTCAGAAAAACATGCAGGATTTATTGTAAATAAAGGTAATGCTACCTTTGAAGATATTTTAAACTTAATAAAATTAGTAAAAAATAAGGTAAAAATACTTTATAATATGAATTTAGAAGTTGAACCAGAAATATGGTAA